A genomic region of Alnus glutinosa chromosome 11, dhAlnGlut1.1, whole genome shotgun sequence contains the following coding sequences:
- the LOC133881632 gene encoding pentatricopeptide repeat-containing protein At1g10270-like isoform X4, giving the protein MSLFRLVLLRSLRRSSATSSPNPHTLTLTPLLNHLQNPNTEYQKTSTRGFAFSSAEEAAAERRRRKRRLRIEPPLHALRRDQGPPQRDPNAPRLPDSTSALVGPRLNLHNRVQSLIRAGDLDAASSVARHSVFSNTRPTVFTCNAIIAAMYRAKRYNDAVALFQYFFNQYNIIPNVVSYNNLINTHCDEGRVEEALEVYRCIIENAPFSPSSVTYRHLTKGLIDAGRIEEAVDLLREMLNKGQGADSLVYNNLIKGFLELGNLDKANELFDELKERCQVYDGVVNATFMDWFFNQGKKKEAMESYKSWLDRQFKIVPATCNVLLEVLLKHGKKNEAWALFDLMLDNHTPPNSQGVNSDTFNIMVNECFKLGKIEEAIATFKKVGTKPNSRGFQMDVAGYNNIISRFCEKGMLSEAEMMFAELTAKSLSPDVTSHRTLIDEFLKADRIDDALKVFNRMVDAGLRVVANFGNKVFDELIRNGKVEDCAQLLSKMGEKDPKPDPTCYEVVIKGLCNEGILDKSRDLLQEMMRYGVGLTPALQESVREAFGKAGCGEEIDRLLRMNWWGSTHVQSRTPPQTGPSHPPSGHPQMARPHYPPSGPPQMSVPQYPPSGSPQMTWQHHSPSGPTQMQQHSPSGPRNMAGPHHPPTGTPSMTEPHHPPSGLTQKEGLSGPMQMAWQQHSPSGPPHMARLQHQPSGTTLMTQPNYPPSGVTQTEGLQHLQPEPLQTNGPYQSSSEIPQTAEQVAAA; this is encoded by the exons ATGTCACTCTTCCGCCTCGTCCTCCTCCGCTCTCTCCGACGCTCCTCGGCCACCTCTTCGCCAAACCCACATACGCTAACCCTAACCCCACTTCTCAATCACCTCCAAAACCCCAACACTGAATACCAAAAAACATCGACGCGCGGCTTCGCGTTCTCGTCGGCAGAGGAAGCCGCAGCGGAGAGGCGGCGCAGGAAGCGCCGGCTGCGCATCGAGCCTCCGCTGCACGCGCTCCGGCGGGATCAGGGCCCGCCGCAGCGTGACCCTAACGCGCCGCGGCTTCCGGACTCGACGTCGGCGCTAGTGGGGCCGCGGCTGAACCTCCACAACCGCGTGCAGTCGCTGATCAGAGCTGGCGACCTGGACGCCGCCTCCTCCGTGGCGCGCCACTCCGTGTTCTCCAACACCCGACCCACGGTCTTCACCTGCAATGCCATCATCGCCGCCATGTACCGCGCCAAGag GTACAATGATGCTGTTGCTCTATTCCAATACTTCTTCAACCAATACAATATTATTCCGAATGTTGTGTCTTACAATAATTTGATTAATACCCATTGTGACGAGGGGAGGGTTGAGGAGGCGTTGGAAGTTTATCGCTGTATTATTGAGAACGCGCCATTTAGTCCGTCATCGGTCACATACCGGCATTTGACGAAAGGGTTGATTGATGCAGGACGAATTGAGGAGGCAGTGGATCTTTTGAGGGAAATGTTGAATAAGGGACAGGGTGCAGACTCGTTGGTTTATAACAATTTGATTAAGGGGTTTCTAGAGTTGGGGAATCTGGATAAGGCGAATGAGCTTTTTGATGAGCTTAAGGAGAGGTGTCAGGTTTATGATGGGGTTGTGAATGCAACATTTATGGATTGGTTTTTTAATCAGGGGAAAAAGAAGGAGGCGATGGAATCGTATAAATCCTGGCTGGATCGCCAGTTTAAGATAGTGCCTGCGACTTGTAATGTTCTTTTGGAGGTGTTGCTTAAGCACGGGAAGAAAAATGAGGCTTGGGCATTGtttgatttgatgttggataaTCACACCCCACCAAATTCCCAAGGAGTGAATTCGGACACTTTTAACATAATGGTTAACGAGTGTTTTAAGCTTGGCAAGATTGAGGAGGCAATTGCCACATTTAAGAAGGTGGGAACGAAGCCAAATTCAAGGGGTTTCCAAATGGATGTCGCTGGGTATAATAATATCATTTCTCGATTTTGTGAGAAGGGGATGCTATCAGAGGCGGAGATGATGTTTGCAGAATTGACAGCAAAGTCATTGTCCCCAGATGTCACAAGTCATAGGACTTTGattgatgaatttttgaaagcGGACAGGATTGATGATGCTTTAAAGGTGTTCAATAGAATGGTAGATGCTGGCTTGAGGGTAGTTGCTAATTTTGGCAACAAGGTATTCGATGAATTGATCAGGAATGGCAAGGTAGAGGATTGCGCACAGCTTTTGTCTAAAATGGGAGAAAAAGATCCTAAACCAGATCCTACTTGCTATGAGGTTGTGATCAAGGGACTTTGCAATGAAGGTATATTGGACAAGAGCCGGGATTTACTGCAGGAGATGATGAGGTATGGTGTTGGACTTACTCCTGCATTGCAGGAATCTGTAAGAGAGGCGTTTGGGAAAGCTGGGTGTGGCGAAGAGATTGACAGACTGTTACGTATGAATTGGTGGGGATCTACACATGTGCAATCAAGAACACCTCCTCAAACAGGACCGTCTCATCCACCTTCAGGACACCCTCAAATGGCAAGGCCTCATTACCCACCATCTGGACCCCCTCAAATGTCCGTACCACAGTACCCGCCATCCGGATCCCCTCAAATGACATGGCAGCACCACTCTCCATCAGGACCCACCCAAATGCAGCAGCACTCTCCATCTGGACCTCGTAATATGGCCGGACCACACCATCCACCAACAGGAACCCCTTCAATGACAGAGCCACATCATCCACCATCTGGACTGACTCAAAAGGAAGGGCTATCAGGACCCATGCAAATGGCATGGCAGCAGCACTCCCCATCTGGACCTCCTCATATGGCTAGACTCCAGCACCAACCATCAGGAACCACTCTGATGACACAACCAAATTATCCACCATCTGGAGTGACTCAAACGGAAGGGCTACAGCATCTGCAGCCAGAACCTCTTCAAACGAATGGACCCTATCAATCGTCATCGGAAATTCCTCAAACGGCAGAACAGGTAGCAGCAGCTTAG
- the LOC133881632 gene encoding pentatricopeptide repeat-containing protein At1g10270-like isoform X1 gives MSLFRLVLLRSLRRSSATSSPNPHTLTLTPLLNHLQNPNTEYQKTSTRGFAFSSAEEAAAERRRRKRRLRIEPPLHALRRDQGPPQRDPNAPRLPDSTSALVGPRLNLHNRVQSLIRAGDLDAASSVARHSVFSNTRPTVFTCNAIIAAMYRAKRYNDAVALFQYFFNQYNIIPNVVSYNNLINTHCDEGRVEEALEVYRCIIENAPFSPSSVTYRHLTKGLIDAGRIEEAVDLLREMLNKGQGADSLVYNNLIKGFLELGNLDKANELFDELKERCQVYDGVVNATFMDWFFNQGKKKEAMESYKSWLDRQFKIVPATCNVLLEVLLKHGKKNEAWALFDLMLDNHTPPNSQGVNSDTFNIMVNECFKLGKIEEAIATFKKVGTKPNSRGFQMDVAGYNNIISRFCEKGMLSEAEMMFAELTAKSLSPDVTSHRTLIDEFLKADRIDDALKVFNRMVDAGLRVVANFGNKVFDELIRNGKVEDCAQLLSKMGEKDPKPDPTCYEVVIKGLCNEGILDKSRDLLQEMMRYGVGLTPALQESVREAFGKAGCGEEIDRLLRMNWWGSTHVQSRTPPQTGPSHPPSGHPQMARPHYPPSGPPQMSVPQYPPSGSPQMTWQHHSPSGPTQMQQHSPSGPRNMAGPHHPPTGTPSMTEPHHPPSGLTQKEGLSGPMQMAWQQHSPSGPPHMARLQHQPSGTTLMTQPNYPPSGVTQTEGLQHLQPEPLQTNGPYQSSSEIPQTAEQNMLKVNVCFEKLSSFPTSTRTFTL, from the exons ATGTCACTCTTCCGCCTCGTCCTCCTCCGCTCTCTCCGACGCTCCTCGGCCACCTCTTCGCCAAACCCACATACGCTAACCCTAACCCCACTTCTCAATCACCTCCAAAACCCCAACACTGAATACCAAAAAACATCGACGCGCGGCTTCGCGTTCTCGTCGGCAGAGGAAGCCGCAGCGGAGAGGCGGCGCAGGAAGCGCCGGCTGCGCATCGAGCCTCCGCTGCACGCGCTCCGGCGGGATCAGGGCCCGCCGCAGCGTGACCCTAACGCGCCGCGGCTTCCGGACTCGACGTCGGCGCTAGTGGGGCCGCGGCTGAACCTCCACAACCGCGTGCAGTCGCTGATCAGAGCTGGCGACCTGGACGCCGCCTCCTCCGTGGCGCGCCACTCCGTGTTCTCCAACACCCGACCCACGGTCTTCACCTGCAATGCCATCATCGCCGCCATGTACCGCGCCAAGag GTACAATGATGCTGTTGCTCTATTCCAATACTTCTTCAACCAATACAATATTATTCCGAATGTTGTGTCTTACAATAATTTGATTAATACCCATTGTGACGAGGGGAGGGTTGAGGAGGCGTTGGAAGTTTATCGCTGTATTATTGAGAACGCGCCATTTAGTCCGTCATCGGTCACATACCGGCATTTGACGAAAGGGTTGATTGATGCAGGACGAATTGAGGAGGCAGTGGATCTTTTGAGGGAAATGTTGAATAAGGGACAGGGTGCAGACTCGTTGGTTTATAACAATTTGATTAAGGGGTTTCTAGAGTTGGGGAATCTGGATAAGGCGAATGAGCTTTTTGATGAGCTTAAGGAGAGGTGTCAGGTTTATGATGGGGTTGTGAATGCAACATTTATGGATTGGTTTTTTAATCAGGGGAAAAAGAAGGAGGCGATGGAATCGTATAAATCCTGGCTGGATCGCCAGTTTAAGATAGTGCCTGCGACTTGTAATGTTCTTTTGGAGGTGTTGCTTAAGCACGGGAAGAAAAATGAGGCTTGGGCATTGtttgatttgatgttggataaTCACACCCCACCAAATTCCCAAGGAGTGAATTCGGACACTTTTAACATAATGGTTAACGAGTGTTTTAAGCTTGGCAAGATTGAGGAGGCAATTGCCACATTTAAGAAGGTGGGAACGAAGCCAAATTCAAGGGGTTTCCAAATGGATGTCGCTGGGTATAATAATATCATTTCTCGATTTTGTGAGAAGGGGATGCTATCAGAGGCGGAGATGATGTTTGCAGAATTGACAGCAAAGTCATTGTCCCCAGATGTCACAAGTCATAGGACTTTGattgatgaatttttgaaagcGGACAGGATTGATGATGCTTTAAAGGTGTTCAATAGAATGGTAGATGCTGGCTTGAGGGTAGTTGCTAATTTTGGCAACAAGGTATTCGATGAATTGATCAGGAATGGCAAGGTAGAGGATTGCGCACAGCTTTTGTCTAAAATGGGAGAAAAAGATCCTAAACCAGATCCTACTTGCTATGAGGTTGTGATCAAGGGACTTTGCAATGAAGGTATATTGGACAAGAGCCGGGATTTACTGCAGGAGATGATGAGGTATGGTGTTGGACTTACTCCTGCATTGCAGGAATCTGTAAGAGAGGCGTTTGGGAAAGCTGGGTGTGGCGAAGAGATTGACAGACTGTTACGTATGAATTGGTGGGGATCTACACATGTGCAATCAAGAACACCTCCTCAAACAGGACCGTCTCATCCACCTTCAGGACACCCTCAAATGGCAAGGCCTCATTACCCACCATCTGGACCCCCTCAAATGTCCGTACCACAGTACCCGCCATCCGGATCCCCTCAAATGACATGGCAGCACCACTCTCCATCAGGACCCACCCAAATGCAGCAGCACTCTCCATCTGGACCTCGTAATATGGCCGGACCACACCATCCACCAACAGGAACCCCTTCAATGACAGAGCCACATCATCCACCATCTGGACTGACTCAAAAGGAAGGGCTATCAGGACCCATGCAAATGGCATGGCAGCAGCACTCCCCATCTGGACCTCCTCATATGGCTAGACTCCAGCACCAACCATCAGGAACCACTCTGATGACACAACCAAATTATCCACCATCTGGAGTGACTCAAACGGAAGGGCTACAGCATCTGCAGCCAGAACCTCTTCAAACGAATGGACCCTATCAATCGTCATCGGAAATTCCTCAAACGGCAGAACAG AACATGCTAAAAGTTAATGTTTGCTTCGAGAAGCTTTCTAGTTTTCCAACATCAACCAGGACTTTCACACTTTGA
- the LOC133881632 gene encoding pentatricopeptide repeat-containing protein At1g10270-like isoform X2, with product MSLFRLVLLRSLRRSSATSSPNPHTLTLTPLLNHLQNPNTEYQKTSTRGFAFSSAEEAAAERRRRKRRLRIEPPLHALRRDQGPPQRDPNAPRLPDSTSALVGPRLNLHNRVQSLIRAGDLDAASSVARHSVFSNTRPTVFTCNAIIAAMYRAKRYNDAVALFQYFFNQYNIIPNVVSYNNLINTHCDEGRVEEALEVYRCIIENAPFSPSSVTYRHLTKGLIDAGRIEEAVDLLREMLNKGQGADSLVYNNLIKGFLELGNLDKANELFDELKERCQVYDGVVNATFMDWFFNQGKKKEAMESYKSWLDRQFKIVPATCNVLLEVLLKHGKKNEAWALFDLMLDNHTPPNSQGVNSDTFNIMVNECFKLGKIEEAIATFKKVGTKPNSRGFQMDVAGYNNIISRFCEKGMLSEAEMMFAELTAKSLSPDVTSHRTLIDEFLKADRIDDALKVFNRMVDAGLRVVANFGNKVFDELIRNGKVEDCAQLLSKMGEKDPKPDPTCYEVVIKGLCNEGILDKSRDLLQEMMRYGVGLTPALQESVREAFGKAGCGEEIDRLLRMNWWGSTHVQSRTPPQTGPSHPPSGHPQMARPHYPPSGPPQMSVPQYPPSGSPQMTWQHHSPSGPTQMQQHSPSGPRNMAGPHHPPTGTPSMTEPHHPPSGLTQKEGLSGPMQMAWQQHSPSGPPHMARLQHQPSGTTLMTQPNYPPSGVTQTEGLQHLQPEPLQTNGPYQSSSEIPQTAEQDLVREPVFANSIRKL from the exons ATGTCACTCTTCCGCCTCGTCCTCCTCCGCTCTCTCCGACGCTCCTCGGCCACCTCTTCGCCAAACCCACATACGCTAACCCTAACCCCACTTCTCAATCACCTCCAAAACCCCAACACTGAATACCAAAAAACATCGACGCGCGGCTTCGCGTTCTCGTCGGCAGAGGAAGCCGCAGCGGAGAGGCGGCGCAGGAAGCGCCGGCTGCGCATCGAGCCTCCGCTGCACGCGCTCCGGCGGGATCAGGGCCCGCCGCAGCGTGACCCTAACGCGCCGCGGCTTCCGGACTCGACGTCGGCGCTAGTGGGGCCGCGGCTGAACCTCCACAACCGCGTGCAGTCGCTGATCAGAGCTGGCGACCTGGACGCCGCCTCCTCCGTGGCGCGCCACTCCGTGTTCTCCAACACCCGACCCACGGTCTTCACCTGCAATGCCATCATCGCCGCCATGTACCGCGCCAAGag GTACAATGATGCTGTTGCTCTATTCCAATACTTCTTCAACCAATACAATATTATTCCGAATGTTGTGTCTTACAATAATTTGATTAATACCCATTGTGACGAGGGGAGGGTTGAGGAGGCGTTGGAAGTTTATCGCTGTATTATTGAGAACGCGCCATTTAGTCCGTCATCGGTCACATACCGGCATTTGACGAAAGGGTTGATTGATGCAGGACGAATTGAGGAGGCAGTGGATCTTTTGAGGGAAATGTTGAATAAGGGACAGGGTGCAGACTCGTTGGTTTATAACAATTTGATTAAGGGGTTTCTAGAGTTGGGGAATCTGGATAAGGCGAATGAGCTTTTTGATGAGCTTAAGGAGAGGTGTCAGGTTTATGATGGGGTTGTGAATGCAACATTTATGGATTGGTTTTTTAATCAGGGGAAAAAGAAGGAGGCGATGGAATCGTATAAATCCTGGCTGGATCGCCAGTTTAAGATAGTGCCTGCGACTTGTAATGTTCTTTTGGAGGTGTTGCTTAAGCACGGGAAGAAAAATGAGGCTTGGGCATTGtttgatttgatgttggataaTCACACCCCACCAAATTCCCAAGGAGTGAATTCGGACACTTTTAACATAATGGTTAACGAGTGTTTTAAGCTTGGCAAGATTGAGGAGGCAATTGCCACATTTAAGAAGGTGGGAACGAAGCCAAATTCAAGGGGTTTCCAAATGGATGTCGCTGGGTATAATAATATCATTTCTCGATTTTGTGAGAAGGGGATGCTATCAGAGGCGGAGATGATGTTTGCAGAATTGACAGCAAAGTCATTGTCCCCAGATGTCACAAGTCATAGGACTTTGattgatgaatttttgaaagcGGACAGGATTGATGATGCTTTAAAGGTGTTCAATAGAATGGTAGATGCTGGCTTGAGGGTAGTTGCTAATTTTGGCAACAAGGTATTCGATGAATTGATCAGGAATGGCAAGGTAGAGGATTGCGCACAGCTTTTGTCTAAAATGGGAGAAAAAGATCCTAAACCAGATCCTACTTGCTATGAGGTTGTGATCAAGGGACTTTGCAATGAAGGTATATTGGACAAGAGCCGGGATTTACTGCAGGAGATGATGAGGTATGGTGTTGGACTTACTCCTGCATTGCAGGAATCTGTAAGAGAGGCGTTTGGGAAAGCTGGGTGTGGCGAAGAGATTGACAGACTGTTACGTATGAATTGGTGGGGATCTACACATGTGCAATCAAGAACACCTCCTCAAACAGGACCGTCTCATCCACCTTCAGGACACCCTCAAATGGCAAGGCCTCATTACCCACCATCTGGACCCCCTCAAATGTCCGTACCACAGTACCCGCCATCCGGATCCCCTCAAATGACATGGCAGCACCACTCTCCATCAGGACCCACCCAAATGCAGCAGCACTCTCCATCTGGACCTCGTAATATGGCCGGACCACACCATCCACCAACAGGAACCCCTTCAATGACAGAGCCACATCATCCACCATCTGGACTGACTCAAAAGGAAGGGCTATCAGGACCCATGCAAATGGCATGGCAGCAGCACTCCCCATCTGGACCTCCTCATATGGCTAGACTCCAGCACCAACCATCAGGAACCACTCTGATGACACAACCAAATTATCCACCATCTGGAGTGACTCAAACGGAAGGGCTACAGCATCTGCAGCCAGAACCTCTTCAAACGAATGGACCCTATCAATCGTCATCGGAAATTCCTCAAACGGCAGAACAG GATCTCGTGCGGGAACCAGTTTTTGCTAACAGTATCAGGAAGTTGTGA
- the LOC133881632 gene encoding pentatricopeptide repeat-containing protein At1g10270-like isoform X3 — MSLFRLVLLRSLRRSSATSSPNPHTLTLTPLLNHLQNPNTEYQKTSTRGFAFSSAEEAAAERRRRKRRLRIEPPLHALRRDQGPPQRDPNAPRLPDSTSALVGPRLNLHNRVQSLIRAGDLDAASSVARHSVFSNTRPTVFTCNAIIAAMYRAKRYNDAVALFQYFFNQYNIIPNVVSYNNLINTHCDEGRVEEALEVYRCIIENAPFSPSSVTYRHLTKGLIDAGRIEEAVDLLREMLNKGQGADSLVYNNLIKGFLELGNLDKANELFDELKERCQVYDGVVNATFMDWFFNQGKKKEAMESYKSWLDRQFKIVPATCNVLLEVLLKHGKKNEAWALFDLMLDNHTPPNSQGVNSDTFNIMVNECFKLGKIEEAIATFKKVGTKPNSRGFQMDVAGYNNIISRFCEKGMLSEAEMMFAELTAKSLSPDVTSHRTLIDEFLKADRIDDALKVFNRMVDAGLRVVANFGNKVFDELIRNGKVEDCAQLLSKMGEKDPKPDPTCYEVVIKGLCNEGILDKSRDLLQEMMRYGVGLTPALQESVREAFGKAGCGEEIDRLLRMNWWGSTHVQSRTPPQTGPSHPPSGHPQMARPHYPPSGPPQMSVPQYPPSGSPQMTWQHHSPSGPTQMQQHSPSGPRNMAGPHHPPTGTPSMTEPHHPPSGLTQKEGLSGPMQMAWQQHSPSGPPHMARLQHQPSGTTLMTQPNYPPSGVTQTEGLQHLQPEPLQTNGPYQSSSEIPQTAEQGVFPL; from the exons ATGTCACTCTTCCGCCTCGTCCTCCTCCGCTCTCTCCGACGCTCCTCGGCCACCTCTTCGCCAAACCCACATACGCTAACCCTAACCCCACTTCTCAATCACCTCCAAAACCCCAACACTGAATACCAAAAAACATCGACGCGCGGCTTCGCGTTCTCGTCGGCAGAGGAAGCCGCAGCGGAGAGGCGGCGCAGGAAGCGCCGGCTGCGCATCGAGCCTCCGCTGCACGCGCTCCGGCGGGATCAGGGCCCGCCGCAGCGTGACCCTAACGCGCCGCGGCTTCCGGACTCGACGTCGGCGCTAGTGGGGCCGCGGCTGAACCTCCACAACCGCGTGCAGTCGCTGATCAGAGCTGGCGACCTGGACGCCGCCTCCTCCGTGGCGCGCCACTCCGTGTTCTCCAACACCCGACCCACGGTCTTCACCTGCAATGCCATCATCGCCGCCATGTACCGCGCCAAGag GTACAATGATGCTGTTGCTCTATTCCAATACTTCTTCAACCAATACAATATTATTCCGAATGTTGTGTCTTACAATAATTTGATTAATACCCATTGTGACGAGGGGAGGGTTGAGGAGGCGTTGGAAGTTTATCGCTGTATTATTGAGAACGCGCCATTTAGTCCGTCATCGGTCACATACCGGCATTTGACGAAAGGGTTGATTGATGCAGGACGAATTGAGGAGGCAGTGGATCTTTTGAGGGAAATGTTGAATAAGGGACAGGGTGCAGACTCGTTGGTTTATAACAATTTGATTAAGGGGTTTCTAGAGTTGGGGAATCTGGATAAGGCGAATGAGCTTTTTGATGAGCTTAAGGAGAGGTGTCAGGTTTATGATGGGGTTGTGAATGCAACATTTATGGATTGGTTTTTTAATCAGGGGAAAAAGAAGGAGGCGATGGAATCGTATAAATCCTGGCTGGATCGCCAGTTTAAGATAGTGCCTGCGACTTGTAATGTTCTTTTGGAGGTGTTGCTTAAGCACGGGAAGAAAAATGAGGCTTGGGCATTGtttgatttgatgttggataaTCACACCCCACCAAATTCCCAAGGAGTGAATTCGGACACTTTTAACATAATGGTTAACGAGTGTTTTAAGCTTGGCAAGATTGAGGAGGCAATTGCCACATTTAAGAAGGTGGGAACGAAGCCAAATTCAAGGGGTTTCCAAATGGATGTCGCTGGGTATAATAATATCATTTCTCGATTTTGTGAGAAGGGGATGCTATCAGAGGCGGAGATGATGTTTGCAGAATTGACAGCAAAGTCATTGTCCCCAGATGTCACAAGTCATAGGACTTTGattgatgaatttttgaaagcGGACAGGATTGATGATGCTTTAAAGGTGTTCAATAGAATGGTAGATGCTGGCTTGAGGGTAGTTGCTAATTTTGGCAACAAGGTATTCGATGAATTGATCAGGAATGGCAAGGTAGAGGATTGCGCACAGCTTTTGTCTAAAATGGGAGAAAAAGATCCTAAACCAGATCCTACTTGCTATGAGGTTGTGATCAAGGGACTTTGCAATGAAGGTATATTGGACAAGAGCCGGGATTTACTGCAGGAGATGATGAGGTATGGTGTTGGACTTACTCCTGCATTGCAGGAATCTGTAAGAGAGGCGTTTGGGAAAGCTGGGTGTGGCGAAGAGATTGACAGACTGTTACGTATGAATTGGTGGGGATCTACACATGTGCAATCAAGAACACCTCCTCAAACAGGACCGTCTCATCCACCTTCAGGACACCCTCAAATGGCAAGGCCTCATTACCCACCATCTGGACCCCCTCAAATGTCCGTACCACAGTACCCGCCATCCGGATCCCCTCAAATGACATGGCAGCACCACTCTCCATCAGGACCCACCCAAATGCAGCAGCACTCTCCATCTGGACCTCGTAATATGGCCGGACCACACCATCCACCAACAGGAACCCCTTCAATGACAGAGCCACATCATCCACCATCTGGACTGACTCAAAAGGAAGGGCTATCAGGACCCATGCAAATGGCATGGCAGCAGCACTCCCCATCTGGACCTCCTCATATGGCTAGACTCCAGCACCAACCATCAGGAACCACTCTGATGACACAACCAAATTATCCACCATCTGGAGTGACTCAAACGGAAGGGCTACAGCATCTGCAGCCAGAACCTCTTCAAACGAATGGACCCTATCAATCGTCATCGGAAATTCCTCAAACGGCAGAACAG GGTGTTTTTCCATTGTGA